Proteins encoded together in one Cervus canadensis isolate Bull #8, Minnesota chromosome 7, ASM1932006v1, whole genome shotgun sequence window:
- the LOC122445546 gene encoding LOW QUALITY PROTEIN: tsukushi-like (The sequence of the model RefSeq protein was modified relative to this genomic sequence to represent the inferred CDS: substituted 1 base at 1 genomic stop codon): MRRTRKEEKKAMMLSEGGGHSICILKKLPRLGERAEAAAVQASSPTMLWPLLLLLLLLAASRAQTTRPCFPGCQCEVETFGLFDSFSVTRVDCSGLGPHMVPVPIPLDTAHLDLSSNRLETVNKSVLAGPSYTTLSGLDLSHNLLTSLSPTAFSRLHYLESLDLSHNGLATLPTKSFTSSPLSDVNLSHNRLREVSVSAFATHSQGRALHVDLSHNLLHRLLPHSSRTVRPAPTIQSLTLAWNLLRAVPDLQGLPLHYLSLDGNPLAAIGPGAFEGLAGLTHLSLGSLQGLPQLAPHGFYELQGLQVLDLSSNPRLQWAGPEVFLGLGSLQELDLSGTGLVPLPERLLVHLPALXSISVGQGVQCRRLVREGTYPRQPGYTPKVALHCIDTQELAARGSNTL, translated from the coding sequence tttaaaaaaGCTCCCGCGCCTGGGTGAGCGTGCTGAGGCGGCTGCAGTGCAGGCTTCCAGCCCCACCATGCTGTGGCCCCTGTTGCTACTACTGCTGTTGCTGGCGGCAAGCAGGGCCCAGACCACCCGGCCCTGCTTCCCCGGGTGCCAGTGCGAGGTGGAGACGTTCGGCCTCTTTGACAGCTTCAGCGTGACACGGGTGGACTGCAGCGGCCTGGGCCCCCACATGGTGCCCGTGCCCATCCCCCTGGACACAGCCCACCTGGACCTGTCCTCAAATCGGCTGGAGACAGTGAACAAGTCCGTGTTGGCAGGGCCGAGCTACACCACGCTGTCCGGCCTGGATCTCAGCCACAACCTGCTCACCAGCCTCTCGCCCACGGCCTTCTCCCGCCTCCACTACCTGGAGTCGCTTGACCTCAGCCACAACGGCCTGGCCACCCTGCCCACCAAGAGCTTCACCAGCTCGCCCCTGAGCGACGTGAACCTGAGCCACAACCGGCTCCGCGAGGTCTCCGTGTCCGCCTTCGCCACCCACAGCCAGGGCAGGGCGCTGCACGTGGACCTCTCCCACAACCTCCTCCACCGCCTGCTGCCCCATTCCTCGCGGACTGTCCGGCCGGCGCCCACCATTCAGAGCCTCACCCTGGCCTGGAACCTGCTCCGCGCCGTGCCCGACCTCCAGGGCCTGCCCCTGCACTACCTGAGCCTGGATGGGAACCCGCTGGCAGCCATCGGCCCTGGCGCCTTTGAGGGGCTGGCGGGCCTCACTCACCTGTCGCTGGGCAGCCTGCAGGGTCTCCCCCAGCTGGCGCCCCACGGCTTCTACGAGCTGCAGGGCCTGCAGGTCCTGGACTTGTCCAGCAACCCCAGGCTCCAGTGGGCGGGACCTGAGGTGTTCTTgggcctgggctccctgcaggAGCTGGACCTGTCGGGCACGGGCCTGGTGCCCCTGCCCGAGAGGCTGCTCGTCCACCTCCCCGCACTGTAGAGCATCAGTGTGGGCCAGGGCGTGCAGTGCCGGCGCCTGGTGCGGGAGGGCACCTACCCACGGCAGCCTGGCTACACCCCCAAGGTGGCCCTGCACTGCATAGACACCCAGGAGTTAGCCGCCAGGGGCTCCAATACCTTGTGA